The following are from one region of the Salmo trutta chromosome 22, fSalTru1.1, whole genome shotgun sequence genome:
- the c22h1orf146 gene encoding protein SPO16 homolog has translation MTTNGNDRTTQWKTTIIVSTSLQNHDTSRMLLAQHHRIRFSDAVKSGSIVFPQSGIAFLIINPQELPENLEEAGLFDKIKKFVTVHRNSFLLLQAPFYGKKELDIMSVIQHRFLGSNLRVLPVRNNTEIVKGMLTIAKATSKPHVDSMRDRMSLARAHIIESSSVWKMLRDIKLG, from the exons ATGACTACCAACGGTAATGACAGGACAACTCAATGGAAAACAACAATTATAGTCAGCACATCACTTCAG AATCATGACACATCCAGGATGCTTCTTGCACAGCACCATCGTATCCGATTCTCAGACGCTGTGAAGTCGGGATCCATTGTTTTCCCGCAGTCAG GTATTGCATTCCTCATAATAAACCCACAAGAACTACCAGAGAACCTTGAGGAAGCAGGACTGTTTGACAAGATCAAGAAGTTTGTGACGGTTCACCGCAATAGTTTCCTTCTCCTGCAAGCCCCTTTTTATGGGAAGAAGGAACtggacatcatgtcagtgatacAGCACAG ATTCCTTGGCAGCAATCTCAGAGTTCTACCTGTACGTAACAACACAGAGATAGTCAAGGGGATGCTGACTATAGCCAAA GCCACCAGTAAGCCCCATGTTGACAGCATGCGGGATCGGATGTCTCTGGCCAGGGCCCACATTATAGAGAGCAGCTCTGTCTGGAAGATGCTCAGGGACATTAAGCTGGGGTGA